The following are from one region of the Phormidium sp. PBR-2020 genome:
- a CDS encoding GDP-L-fucose synthase, translated as MAGLSLADKRIVVTGGAGFLGRQVIAQLLAAGATEDKISVPRSRDRDLRQLQHCQEVVEGQDIIIHLAAHVGGIGLNREKPAELFYDNLMMGTQLIHAAYEAGVDKFVCVGTICAYPKFTPVPFREDDLWNGYPEETNAPYGIAKKALLVQLQAYRQQYSFNGVYLLPVNLYGPEDNFNPSSSHVIPALIRKVHEAQQRGETKLPVWGDGSPTREFLYSTDAARGIVMATQDYNDPDPVNLGTHEEISIRDLVETICELMEFQGEIVWETDKPNGQPRRCLDTQRAKERFGFVAQTSFREGLRQTIAWYRDHADDS; from the coding sequence ATGGCGGGTTTATCGTTAGCAGACAAACGGATTGTAGTCACGGGTGGGGCCGGATTTCTCGGTCGTCAGGTGATTGCTCAGTTGTTAGCCGCTGGGGCGACGGAGGATAAGATTTCCGTGCCGCGATCGCGCGATCGCGATTTGCGACAACTCCAGCATTGTCAGGAGGTGGTCGAGGGTCAGGATATTATCATCCACCTGGCGGCTCATGTGGGGGGAATTGGCCTCAATCGGGAGAAACCGGCGGAGTTGTTCTACGACAACTTAATGATGGGAACCCAACTGATTCACGCCGCCTATGAAGCGGGGGTGGACAAGTTTGTCTGTGTGGGAACCATTTGCGCCTATCCCAAATTCACCCCGGTTCCCTTCCGGGAGGATGACCTCTGGAATGGCTATCCTGAGGAGACGAACGCGCCCTATGGGATTGCCAAGAAGGCCTTGTTGGTGCAACTGCAAGCCTATCGCCAGCAATATAGCTTTAATGGGGTGTATCTACTGCCTGTCAATCTCTACGGCCCAGAAGATAACTTTAATCCCAGCAGTTCTCATGTGATTCCGGCCCTGATTCGCAAGGTGCATGAGGCCCAACAACGAGGGGAAACGAAACTTCCTGTTTGGGGGGATGGTTCGCCGACGCGGGAGTTCCTCTATTCGACGGATGCGGCCCGAGGAATTGTCATGGCGACTCAGGATTACAATGACCCAGACCCGGTGAATTTGGGAACCCATGAGGAAATTTCCATCCGTGATTTAGTCGAAACCATTTGCGAGTTGATGGAGTTTCAGGGGGAGATTGTCTGGGAAACCGATAAACCCAATGGCCAACCCCGTCGCTGTTTGGATACGCAACGGGCCAAGGAACGGTTTGGCTTTGTGGCTCAAACGAGCTTCCGGGAGGGGTTACGACAAACGATTGCCTGGTATCGAGACCACGCGGACGACTCTTAA